A window of Clostridium sp. Marseille-P299 contains these coding sequences:
- a CDS encoding flagellar hook-length control protein FliK, with amino-acid sequence MNSFDFKSLKTSSSNKNNFTNASALSKSSSTASNNTQLSNTQTLIKGQIIKAEVIDLRGKDIKIQLNNSDIISGKINSDVPLSIGEQVTFQVEDASLTSISLKVMADNRLSSQSIIVDKALEDANLPKTEKSIQLVQELLNNQMSIDKESLQKLYQQSITFKNASIQTLVFMNKYGIELNDINTTQFEAYQNFEHRLIYGSDALLNTILDVLSQTSNEVATKLNQLLLGISTRPFSSPFGMVMNEYSQRSASMARDETATFIHNPMNQGNTNEMSTPFINQEILDSHFAYEELNQSNIKDSLLYRESLQPNEERSLSSRESLQPNIGLFLSSRASLQSNVEHAINLGMDSNLYSTLTVDSSSMSISNLLNDAEKNALIHVLPSEIQNVLAEKFKDSSYTTLDVASIINDHIDSFNSVQLQALLKTPVYHSILKEAIMSQWTLTPKTLKNLTSIDKFYEQLEADFKELADFFNTTTKESFEHSFENASKQAKNLQENIDFMKTLNQLFPYVQLPMKLSNQNVHSELYVYKRKKEANQESNNVSVLLHLDMEQLGPLDIHLDLLKTKINTKIYTESKDSKFLFDANIGLLKSALEKKGYSFTYEIIKRVKDTDLVQEIKKNSDPIIGMKRYSFDIRA; translated from the coding sequence ATGAATTCCTTTGATTTTAAATCATTAAAGACGAGTTCTTCTAATAAAAACAACTTTACGAACGCTTCAGCACTATCTAAAAGTAGTTCAACAGCAAGTAATAATACGCAACTTTCTAATACACAGACCTTAATAAAAGGTCAAATTATTAAAGCTGAAGTTATTGATTTACGCGGAAAAGATATCAAAATACAATTAAATAATTCAGATATCATTTCAGGTAAAATAAATTCAGATGTTCCCTTATCAATCGGTGAACAAGTGACATTTCAGGTAGAAGATGCTAGCCTTACTTCCATCTCATTAAAAGTAATGGCTGACAATCGGCTATCGTCCCAATCCATAATCGTTGATAAGGCACTGGAAGATGCTAATCTTCCAAAGACAGAGAAAAGCATACAACTAGTTCAAGAGCTTCTTAATAATCAAATGTCCATTGATAAAGAAAGTTTGCAAAAGTTATACCAACAATCCATTACGTTTAAAAATGCTTCCATTCAAACCTTAGTTTTTATGAATAAATATGGTATAGAATTAAATGATATAAATACTACTCAGTTTGAAGCATATCAAAACTTTGAGCATCGTTTAATCTATGGCTCTGATGCCTTGTTAAATACTATTTTAGACGTATTATCGCAAACATCAAATGAAGTAGCTACGAAACTAAATCAATTACTCCTTGGGATTTCCACACGGCCGTTTAGTTCACCCTTTGGTATGGTAATGAATGAATATAGCCAACGTTCCGCTTCTATGGCAAGGGATGAGACTGCTACTTTTATACATAATCCAATGAATCAAGGAAACACTAATGAAATGTCTACTCCTTTCATAAACCAAGAAATATTAGACAGTCACTTTGCATATGAGGAATTAAACCAATCAAATATAAAAGATTCCCTTTTATACAGGGAGTCACTACAACCAAATGAAGAACGTTCCCTCTCATCTAGGGAGTCACTACAACCAAATATAGGACTTTTCCTCTCATCTAGGGCGTCACTACAATCAAATGTAGAACATGCTATAAACTTAGGTATGGATTCAAATTTATATTCAACACTAACCGTAGATTCCTCTTCTATGTCAATTAGTAATTTACTAAATGATGCAGAAAAAAATGCACTTATACATGTGTTACCATCAGAAATACAAAATGTGCTAGCAGAAAAATTTAAAGACAGCTCATACACTACCTTAGATGTAGCCTCTATAATAAATGATCACATAGACTCTTTTAATTCGGTCCAATTACAAGCTTTGTTAAAAACACCTGTATATCATTCCATTTTAAAAGAAGCCATTATGAGTCAATGGACATTAACACCAAAGACTTTAAAAAACTTAACTAGCATTGATAAATTCTATGAGCAACTGGAAGCTGATTTTAAGGAACTCGCTGATTTTTTTAATACTACAACTAAGGAGTCTTTCGAACATTCTTTTGAGAATGCAAGTAAGCAAGCAAAAAATCTACAAGAAAATATTGATTTTATGAAAACTCTAAATCAATTATTTCCTTATGTTCAATTACCAATGAAACTATCCAATCAAAATGTTCATAGTGAGCTTTATGTATACAAAAGAAAAAAGGAAGCGAATCAAGAATCAAATAATGTTTCTGTACTCTTGCATTTAGATATGGAACAATTAGGTCCACTAGATATTCATCTTGACTTATTAAAGACAAAAATTAATACTAAAATTTATACAGAAAGTAAGGATTCTAAGTTTTTATTTGATGCAAACATAGGTTTGTTAAAAAGTGCTCTTGAAAAGAAAGGTTATTCTTTTACCTATGAAATAATAAAACGTGTTAAAGATACTGATCTTGTGCAAGAAATAAAGAAAAACTCGGATCCTATTATTGGCATGAAACGTTATTCTTTTGATATCCGCGCTTAG
- a CDS encoding TIGR01906 family membrane protein, which produces MRVHSRIKKKAHPVTFLNIIIGILFLIFLISLGLIVAINFRPLYYANIKWLNLEASTGLSSNIIRLNYDALIDYNSPFFFGELSFPTLPASASGLSHFVEVKQIFMFFYIAGLISMALLAILIIYKKRKDDYQYLLTSSITTVVIPLILLIFCIFNFNTVFLLFHKIVFRNDDWLFDPVTDPIINLLPESYFMQCAFIIIGFVLIGSVIQFMFYLHKKKSHRTTQLLHPKFNYYY; this is translated from the coding sequence ATGAGAGTACATAGTAGAATAAAAAAGAAGGCACATCCCGTAACATTTTTAAATATTATAATTGGTATTTTATTTTTAATTTTTTTAATATCTCTTGGACTCATTGTGGCGATCAATTTTAGACCACTGTATTATGCAAATATTAAATGGCTTAATTTAGAGGCAAGCACAGGTTTAAGCTCTAATATAATTCGTTTGAATTATGATGCATTAATTGATTACAATTCTCCTTTCTTTTTTGGAGAACTATCTTTCCCAACATTACCTGCTTCAGCTTCTGGCCTTTCTCATTTTGTAGAAGTAAAACAGATTTTTATGTTCTTTTACATTGCAGGGCTTATCTCAATGGCACTCTTAGCCATATTGATTATCTATAAAAAGAGAAAGGATGACTATCAATATTTACTGACATCATCCATAACAACTGTGGTAATTCCACTTATTCTCTTAATATTTTGCATTTTTAATTTTAATACTGTATTTCTTTTATTTCATAAAATTGTGTTTCGTAATGATGATTGGCTATTTGATCCGGTTACGGACCCAATTATTAATTTGTTACCAGAATCATACTTTATGCAATGTGCTTTTATAATTATTGGCTTTGTATTAATTGGAAGTGTCATTCAATTTATGTTCTATCTACACAAAAAGAAAAGTCATAGAACCACTCAATTATTACATCCAAAATTTAATTATTATTATTAA
- a CDS encoding aryl-sulfate sulfotransferase N-terminal domain-containing protein has translation MKKNVTNQKIIRKYMQIIVICLIALVFVSCNKSNNSSSQGSDNFWGLGNSDKNSVNNSYKDKVSEATKDSYTYYTSEEFQSFILEKLNGKLTSIYDNNYQQLAYEQVQLLKEQNSYSLENPLFIMNPFGTNTSGMYVYFGNSDKKVNVNYTISIDDKTIADFTESMYFNYENKIVEGQLIGLLQGHKNKVVLELEDNSGNLISKKAYYFDIADLDSIKEPSLKVEFGNDVALTRGLYTFHAKDSTASHFLFYDNFGTIRAEIPTELLNVNSKVLQLGHKVFYPVRNDLFVLANNLGYIEKYYSWENQSPFIDYDCDKEKNKILFIVDSQINDGNAILGLDLGSGEYKEYIDVEKLLNMSMRIDGIQVVDGKDIIVNSKENSSIIRINNIYTSPVIRWIIADESFWNGSNYEAMLLYKKGNFETQAEQQSIIYSNSRRLSSGQFYLSILHTGKGISSLEGILDVNEGEVNNIEESSYYYQYLVDETQNRYELLKKIELPYILDSCTAMPYGNNVVISIGANKEFREYNAKGEIMSKYFINDTNSSYQIFKYTMDRYWF, from the coding sequence TTGAAGAAAAATGTAACAAATCAAAAAATTATAAGAAAATATATGCAAATTATAGTGATATGTCTTATTGCCCTAGTCTTCGTTTCTTGTAATAAAAGTAACAATAGCTCCTCACAAGGTTCAGATAATTTTTGGGGCTTAGGAAATTCAGACAAGAATAGCGTGAATAATAGCTATAAAGATAAAGTTTCTGAAGCTACTAAGGATTCCTATACGTATTATACCTCAGAAGAGTTTCAGTCATTCATTCTAGAAAAACTCAATGGAAAGTTAACCAGTATTTATGATAATAACTATCAGCAACTGGCATACGAACAGGTACAGTTACTCAAAGAACAAAATTCCTATTCACTTGAAAATCCTTTGTTTATTATGAATCCATTTGGGACAAATACCAGTGGTATGTATGTTTATTTTGGTAATTCAGATAAGAAAGTTAATGTCAATTATACAATTTCTATCGATGATAAAACAATCGCAGATTTTACAGAAAGCATGTATTTTAATTATGAGAATAAAATTGTAGAAGGGCAATTAATCGGGTTATTACAAGGACATAAAAATAAAGTGGTTCTAGAATTGGAAGATAATTCAGGTAACTTAATTAGTAAAAAGGCTTATTATTTTGATATCGCCGATTTAGATTCAATAAAAGAGCCATCTCTAAAAGTTGAATTTGGAAATGATGTGGCGCTGACAAGAGGATTATATACATTTCATGCGAAGGATAGTACTGCATCACATTTTTTATTTTACGATAATTTTGGAACGATTCGTGCGGAAATTCCAACAGAATTATTAAATGTAAATTCTAAAGTGTTACAGTTAGGTCATAAAGTTTTCTACCCAGTTAGAAATGATTTGTTTGTTTTAGCAAATAACCTAGGTTATATAGAAAAATATTATTCGTGGGAAAATCAATCTCCTTTTATTGACTATGATTGCGATAAAGAGAAAAATAAAATATTATTTATTGTAGATTCACAAATTAATGACGGAAATGCAATTCTTGGATTAGATTTAGGCTCAGGAGAATATAAAGAATATATTGATGTTGAAAAACTTCTTAATATGTCAATGAGAATTGATGGTATTCAAGTGGTGGATGGTAAGGATATTATAGTAAATAGTAAAGAAAATTCTTCGATTATTAGAATTAATAATATTTATACCTCTCCTGTCATTCGTTGGATTATAGCAGATGAATCTTTTTGGAACGGCTCCAATTATGAGGCTATGTTATTATATAAGAAAGGTAATTTTGAAACGCAAGCGGAGCAGCAATCAATTATTTACAGCAATAGCAGACGATTAAGTTCAGGACAATTTTATCTCTCTATACTTCATACAGGAAAAGGTATAAGTAGCTTAGAAGGAATCTTAGATGTAAATGAAGGTGAGGTAAATAATATAGAAGAAAGCTCTTATTATTATCAGTATTTAGTGGATGAAACTCAAAATCGATATGAATTATTAAAAAAAATTGAATTACCATATATTTTAGATTCATGCACGGCTATGCCATATGGCAATAATGTAGTGATAAGCATTGGTGCCAATAAAGAATTTAGAGAATATAATGCAAAAGGAGAAATTATGTCAAAGTATTTTATCAATGACACGAATTCCTCCTATCAAATATTCAAATATACGATGGACCGTTATTGGTTTTAA
- a CDS encoding peptidoglycan recognition protein family protein, translating to MKKLTKEEWLRRKKQKMYIRRFTAVMILILFVLILFFSVKGIITLISSSKKGDEALTLENGTKIVQDFLTPNPYSRPQDALEKVNGIVIHYVGNSGTSAQSNKNYFESLKDTKSTYASSHFLIGLEGEIIQCLPLNEIAFASKERNLDTISIEFSHKTIEGEPSESTYESLVELSVALCKKYNLTSDDILRHYDVTGKNCPRYYVENEDAWKAFLEEVDNRLNNNNQA from the coding sequence ATGAAAAAGTTAACGAAAGAAGAATGGCTTAGAAGAAAAAAGCAAAAAATGTACATTAGGCGTTTTACTGCTGTTATGATTTTGATTTTATTTGTACTAATTCTGTTTTTTTCAGTAAAAGGTATCATAACGTTGATTAGTTCTTCTAAAAAAGGTGATGAGGCATTAACATTAGAGAATGGAACAAAAATAGTACAAGACTTTTTAACTCCAAATCCGTACTCTCGTCCTCAGGATGCGTTAGAAAAGGTGAATGGTATTGTAATTCATTATGTTGGTAATTCAGGAACCAGTGCACAGTCAAATAAAAACTACTTTGAAAGCTTAAAAGATACAAAAAGCACATATGCTAGTAGTCATTTCCTTATAGGGCTTGAGGGAGAAATTATTCAATGTTTACCACTTAACGAAATTGCATTTGCATCAAAAGAAAGAAATCTAGATACAATTTCCATTGAATTTAGCCATAAAACCATTGAAGGAGAGCCATCAGAAAGCACATATGAGTCTTTGGTAGAATTAAGCGTTGCATTATGTAAGAAATATAATCTTACAAGTGATGATATTTTAAGACATTATGATGTAACAGGAAAGAATTGTCCAAGATATTATGTAGAGAATGAAGATGCTTGGAAGGCATTTTTAGAAGAAGTTGATAATCGATTAAACAACAATAATCAAGCATAA
- the guaB gene encoding IMP dehydrogenase, whose protein sequence is MGTIIGEGITFDDVLLVPSYSEVIPNQVELSTYLTKKIKLNIPLMSAGMDTVTEHRMAIAMARQGGIGVIHKNMSIEQQAEEVDKVKRSENGVISDPFSLSPEHTLHDADELMAKYRISGVPVTEGKKLVGIITNRDLKFETDFTKKIKDSMTSEGLITAKEGVTLEEAKKILGQARKEKLPIVDDEGNLKGLITIKDIEKTIKYPLAAKDSMGRLLCAAGVGVTANILERVDALVKAKVDAIVIDTAHGHSQNVIKCVKMVREAYPELQIIAGNVATGEATRALIEAGVDCVKVGIGPGSICTTRVVAGIGVPQITAIMDAYNVAKEYGIPIIADGGIKYSGDITKAIAAGANVCMMGSIFAGCDESPGTFELFQGRKYKVYRGMGSIAAMENGSKDRYFQADAKKLVPEGVEGRVAYKGTVEDTVFQLMGGLRSGMGYCGAKDVETLKTTGKFVKISAASLKESHPHDIHITKEAPNYSVDDK, encoded by the coding sequence ATGGGAACAATTATAGGTGAAGGGATAACCTTTGATGACGTATTACTAGTACCTTCATATTCTGAAGTGATTCCTAATCAAGTAGAATTATCTACTTACTTAACTAAAAAAATTAAATTAAATATACCACTTATGAGTGCTGGTATGGACACAGTAACTGAACATAGAATGGCAATTGCTATGGCCAGACAAGGTGGCATCGGTGTTATCCATAAAAATATGTCAATTGAACAGCAGGCAGAAGAGGTTGATAAAGTAAAACGTTCTGAAAATGGTGTTATTTCTGATCCATTTTCATTATCTCCAGAACATACACTTCATGATGCTGATGAATTAATGGCGAAATATCGTATTTCAGGTGTGCCAGTTACAGAAGGTAAGAAGTTAGTTGGTATTATAACAAATCGTGATTTAAAATTCGAAACTGACTTCACAAAAAAAATTAAAGATTCTATGACTTCTGAAGGTCTAATTACAGCAAAAGAAGGCGTGACTTTAGAAGAAGCAAAGAAAATTTTAGGTCAAGCTAGAAAAGAAAAACTTCCAATCGTAGATGATGAAGGAAACTTAAAAGGCTTAATTACTATAAAAGATATTGAAAAAACTATCAAATATCCGTTAGCTGCAAAGGACTCTATGGGTAGATTACTTTGTGCTGCAGGTGTTGGTGTTACAGCAAATATTTTAGAGCGTGTAGATGCTTTAGTAAAAGCTAAAGTAGATGCCATTGTTATCGATACTGCACATGGTCATTCTCAAAATGTTATTAAGTGTGTAAAAATGGTACGTGAAGCATATCCAGAACTTCAGATTATTGCTGGTAACGTAGCAACAGGGGAAGCAACTCGTGCATTAATTGAAGCAGGTGTTGACTGTGTTAAAGTTGGTATCGGACCAGGTTCTATTTGTACTACTCGTGTTGTTGCTGGTATTGGTGTACCTCAAATTACAGCGATTATGGATGCTTACAATGTTGCGAAAGAATATGGTATTCCTATTATTGCAGATGGTGGAATTAAGTATTCTGGTGATATAACAAAAGCAATTGCTGCTGGTGCAAATGTATGTATGATGGGTAGCATATTTGCTGGATGTGATGAATCTCCAGGAACATTTGAATTATTCCAAGGTAGAAAATATAAAGTATACCGTGGTATGGGTTCAATTGCTGCTATGGAAAATGGAAGTAAAGATCGTTATTTCCAAGCGGATGCTAAGAAATTAGTTCCAGAAGGCGTGGAAGGTCGTGTAGCATATAAAGGTACTGTAGAAGATACTGTATTCCAGCTTATGGGAGGTCTTCGTTCTGGTATGGGTTACTGTGGAGCAAAGGATGTTGAAACATTAAAGACAACTGGTAAGTTTGTAAAAATTTCAGCTGCATCTTTAAAAGAAAGCCACCCACACGACATTCATATCACCAAAGAAGCACCGAACTACAGTGTAGATGATAAGTAA
- a CDS encoding DUF6106 family protein, with product MNESYAEASVRRRTTMSDRLIKAAIIALIVFFVIFGVLLIGQFAILVATVLIVVAVFLFPRFNVEYEYVFCDGQLDFDKIMGNAKRKNALRIDFEKVEMMAPVNSHALDAYTHQQLKVKDFTSLNPEANVYAIIARSENEVLKILFEPSEKMLACIKQKAPRKLSEY from the coding sequence ATGAATGAGTCATACGCTGAGGCTAGTGTGCGTAGAAGAACTACGATGTCCGATCGTTTGATTAAGGCCGCTATTATTGCATTAATCGTATTTTTTGTTATATTTGGTGTATTATTAATTGGCCAATTTGCGATTTTAGTAGCAACTGTTTTAATAGTTGTAGCAGTCTTTTTATTTCCAAGATTTAATGTAGAATATGAATATGTATTCTGCGATGGACAACTTGATTTTGATAAGATTATGGGGAATGCAAAAAGAAAGAATGCGTTACGTATTGATTTCGAAAAAGTTGAAATGATGGCACCAGTAAACTCACATGCACTTGATGCATATACCCATCAACAACTTAAAGTAAAAGATTTTACATCATTAAATCCAGAAGCTAATGTATATGCAATTATCGCAAGAAGCGAGAATGAAGTATTAAAAATCTTATTTGAGCCAAGCGAAAAGATGCTTGCATGCATTAAGCAAAAAGCACCAAGAAAATTATCTGAGTATTAA
- the groL gene encoding chaperonin GroEL (60 kDa chaperone family; promotes refolding of misfolded polypeptides especially under stressful conditions; forms two stacked rings of heptamers to form a barrel-shaped 14mer; ends can be capped by GroES; misfolded proteins enter the barrel where they are refolded when GroES binds) has product MAKDIKYAAEARSALEAGVNKLADTVKVTLGPKGRNVVLDKSFGAPLITNDGVTIAKEIELEDAFENMGAQIVKEVATKTNDVAGDGTTTATVLAQAMINEGMKNLAAGANPIILRKGMRKATDCAVEAISKMSSKVTGKEQIAKVAAISAGDETVGELVADAMEKVSNDGVITIEESKTMKTELDLVEGMQFDRGYVSAYMATDMDKMEANLENPYILITDKKISNIQEILPILEQIVQSGSRLLIIAEDIEGEALTTLVLNKLRGTFVVVGVKAPGYGDRRKAMLQDIAILTGGTVITEELGLELKDATMDQLGRAKSVKVQKENTIIVDGEGNRAEIDSRIAQIKAQIEETTSEFDKEKLQERLAKLAGGVAVIRVGAATETEMKENKLRMEDALAATRAAVEEGIIAGGGSAYIHASKEVAKLANTLEGDEKTGANIILKALEAPLNCIARNAGLEGSVIVNKVKESVPGVGFNALTEQYVDMVADGILDPAKVTRSALQNATSVASTFLTTESAVANIKEETPAMPAAPGGMGMM; this is encoded by the coding sequence ATGGCAAAAGATATTAAATATGCTGCAGAAGCAAGATCAGCCCTTGAAGCTGGCGTTAATAAATTAGCAGACACAGTAAAGGTAACTCTTGGACCTAAAGGAAGAAACGTTGTACTTGATAAATCTTTTGGTGCTCCACTTATCACAAACGATGGTGTTACCATTGCAAAAGAAATTGAATTAGAAGACGCATTTGAAAATATGGGTGCACAAATCGTTAAAGAAGTTGCTACAAAGACAAATGATGTAGCTGGTGATGGTACAACAACTGCAACTGTATTAGCTCAGGCAATGATCAATGAAGGTATGAAGAACCTTGCAGCAGGTGCTAACCCTATTATCTTAAGAAAAGGTATGAGAAAAGCAACTGATTGTGCTGTAGAAGCAATCTCTAAAATGAGTTCTAAAGTTACTGGTAAAGAGCAAATTGCAAAAGTAGCTGCAATTTCTGCTGGTGATGAAACCGTTGGTGAATTAGTAGCAGACGCTATGGAAAAGGTTTCTAACGATGGTGTTATTACAATCGAAGAATCAAAAACAATGAAAACTGAACTTGATTTAGTAGAAGGTATGCAATTTGATAGAGGATATGTTTCCGCATATATGGCAACAGATATGGATAAAATGGAAGCTAACCTTGAAAACCCATACATCTTAATTACTGATAAGAAGATTTCTAATATCCAAGAAATTTTACCTATCTTAGAGCAAATCGTTCAAAGTGGTTCAAGATTATTAATTATTGCTGAAGATATCGAAGGTGAAGCATTAACTACTTTAGTTCTTAACAAATTAAGAGGAACATTCGTAGTTGTTGGTGTTAAGGCACCTGGATATGGTGATAGAAGAAAAGCTATGCTTCAAGATATCGCTATCTTAACTGGTGGTACAGTAATTACTGAAGAACTTGGACTTGAATTAAAAGATGCTACAATGGATCAACTTGGTCGTGCAAAATCCGTTAAAGTTCAAAAAGAAAACACTATCATCGTTGATGGTGAAGGAAATAGAGCAGAAATCGATTCAAGAATTGCTCAAATTAAAGCTCAGATTGAAGAAACTACATCTGAATTTGATAAAGAAAAACTTCAAGAAAGACTTGCAAAACTTGCAGGTGGCGTAGCTGTTATCCGTGTTGGTGCAGCAACTGAAACTGAAATGAAAGAAAACAAACTTCGTATGGAAGATGCCTTAGCTGCTACAAGAGCTGCAGTTGAAGAAGGTATCATCGCAGGTGGCGGTTCCGCTTACATTCATGCTTCCAAAGAAGTTGCTAAATTAGCAAATACTTTAGAAGGAGATGAAAAGACAGGTGCTAACATTATCTTAAAAGCACTTGAAGCTCCATTAAATTGTATCGCACGTAATGCAGGTCTTGAAGGCTCTGTTATTGTAAATAAGGTAAAAGAATCTGTTCCTGGTGTTGGTTTCAATGCATTAACAGAACAGTATGTAGATATGGTAGCTGATGGTATCCTTGATCCAGCAAAAGTTACAAGAAGTGCATTACAGAATGCAACAAGCGTTGCTTCTACATTCTTAACAACTGAATCAGCAGTTGCAAATATTAAAGAAGAAACTCCAGCAATGCCAGCAGCTCCTGGCGGAATGGGTATGATGTAA
- a CDS encoding co-chaperone GroES: MKLVPLGDKVVLKQLVAEETTKSGIVLPGQAKEKPQQAEVVAVGPGGVVDGKEVTMQVKVGDKVIYSKYAGTEVKLEEDEYIVVKQNDIVAIVED, from the coding sequence ATGAAATTAGTACCTTTAGGAGACAAAGTAGTTTTAAAACAATTAGTAGCAGAAGAAACAACAAAATCAGGTATCGTATTACCTGGACAGGCAAAAGAAAAACCACAACAGGCAGAAGTAGTTGCTGTTGGACCAGGTGGAGTTGTAGATGGTAAAGAAGTTACTATGCAAGTTAAAGTTGGAGATAAGGTAATTTACTCTAAATATGCTGGCACTGAAGTAAAATTAGAAGAAGACGAATATATCGTAGTAAAACAGAACGATATCGTAGCAATTGTAGAAGATTAA
- a CDS encoding ArsR/SmtB family transcription factor translates to MLHITSLDTGLELFKTLGSDVRIDIIKLLLNNKDMNLNELATNLNITNGALTSHIKKLEDCGLIKITNEATGHGNEKHCRVCLDKILVDIASAEVPSDIYEANVLIGQYSDYQIEPCCGLATQEGLLGELDNIRYFSHPDRMLTNMLWFQKGFVEYLLPNFIPTAHVIDEITIQMELASIVTNCDSAFASELEFYLNQVSIGKFMIAGDTGSESGVYTPNWFDTSWKQHGVLKQISIKKEGTFIDGMKLSDVTIDSFQLDYSSILKFKIAVTDNPKYFGGISLFGKGFGNYNQDIRIQIKHS, encoded by the coding sequence ATGCTTCACATTACTTCTTTAGATACTGGATTAGAGTTATTTAAAACACTCGGTTCCGATGTAAGAATTGATATTATTAAATTACTCCTTAATAATAAGGATATGAATTTAAATGAACTAGCTACTAACCTAAATATTACAAACGGTGCTCTAACAAGCCACATTAAAAAACTTGAGGATTGTGGTCTTATAAAGATTACGAATGAGGCAACTGGCCATGGAAATGAAAAACACTGCCGTGTATGCCTAGATAAGATTTTAGTAGACATCGCTTCAGCGGAAGTACCGTCCGATATCTATGAAGCTAATGTCTTAATTGGACAGTATAGTGATTATCAAATAGAACCATGCTGCGGACTAGCGACACAGGAGGGGTTACTTGGAGAGCTCGATAATATAAGATATTTCTCTCACCCAGATCGTATGCTTACTAATATGCTTTGGTTTCAAAAAGGATTTGTTGAATATTTACTTCCTAATTTTATACCTACTGCTCACGTAATCGATGAAATTACCATTCAAATGGAATTAGCTTCTATTGTAACTAACTGTGATTCCGCCTTTGCAAGTGAATTAGAATTTTATCTAAATCAAGTTTCAATCGGTAAATTTATGATTGCTGGTGATACTGGAAGTGAATCCGGTGTTTATACCCCTAACTGGTTTGATACTTCTTGGAAACAACACGGTGTGTTAAAACAGATCTCTATAAAAAAAGAAGGTACTTTTATAGATGGAATGAAGCTCTCAGATGTCACTATCGATTCTTTCCAACTTGACTATTCAAGTATATTAAAATTTAAAATTGCAGTTACTGACAATCCTAAATACTTTGGTGGTATAAGTTTGTTCGGAAAAGGCTTCGGAAATTATAATCAGGATATTCGTATACAAATAAAACATAGTTAA
- a CDS encoding DUF6062 family protein: MKEQLYTIPVNDAFNKDCECPICEMYRSLEEGAIEFVMGPSYMEDDIRMETNKIGFCTNHLKLMYKNQNRLGLSLMLLTHMEKTIKDIEKLAASGRGPSGGFFKKKEGSSAISEYVENLNHSCYVCNRIKGMYERYIVTVFYLYKNDQEFKKKFQSSKGFCMNHYALLYEKAADNLKGNELEEFTKNLNLIYLENMKRVRDDLEWFTDKFDYRYINEPWKNSKDALPRSMQKINSIINIE; the protein is encoded by the coding sequence ATGAAAGAACAATTATATACAATTCCCGTAAATGATGCCTTTAATAAAGATTGTGAATGCCCAATCTGTGAAATGTATCGTTCCTTAGAAGAAGGAGCGATTGAATTCGTAATGGGCCCTAGCTATATGGAAGATGATATCCGTATGGAGACCAATAAGATTGGATTTTGTACGAATCATCTAAAACTTATGTACAAAAATCAAAATCGTTTGGGATTATCACTTATGTTATTAACTCATATGGAAAAGACGATTAAAGATATTGAAAAATTAGCTGCTAGTGGAAGAGGCCCTTCCGGTGGTTTCTTTAAGAAAAAAGAAGGAAGCTCAGCGATATCAGAATATGTAGAAAATCTGAACCACTCTTGTTATGTATGCAATCGCATCAAGGGAATGTATGAACGATACATTGTAACGGTATTTTACTTATATAAAAATGACCAAGAGTTTAAAAAGAAGTTTCAATCCTCTAAGGGTTTTTGTATGAATCATTATGCTTTGTTGTATGAGAAGGCAGCTGATAATCTAAAAGGGAATGAGTTAGAAGAGTTTACTAAGAATTTGAACTTAATATACCTAGAGAATATGAAACGAGTTCGTGATGATTTGGAATGGTTTACAGATAAATTTGATTATCGTTATATAAATGAACCTTGGAAAAATTCGAAGGATGCATTACCAAGATCCATGCAAAAAATCAATAGTATTATTAACATAGAATAG